CTGACCCGCACACCTCGACCCTGGCCATTGGTCTTTACCAGTACGTCTCCACCGAGACCAGCTCGAACTGGGGAGTCTTCGCGGCCGGCGCCGTCCTTGCCGCCCTTCCCCCGATGGTGCTGTTCCTCTGGCTGCAGAAGTACATCGTCTCCGGCCTGACCGGTGGCGCAGTGAAGTGACGTGACACACTGCCCGGAGGAGGAAAGATGAACCGACCAACCCTTGCCGAGATCGCCGACCAGGCAGGTGTCAGCCAGGCCACCGTCTCCCGGGTGCTCAATGACAAGGCCGGGGTCTCGGACTCCACCCGGCAGTGTGTGCTCACCGCCCTCGACGTCCTGGGGTATCAGCGCCCCACCCACCTCAAGCCCGTTACCACCGGTCTCGTCGGGCTCATCGTCCCCGAACTCACCAACCCGGTCTTCGCCAGTCATGCCCAGGCCATCGAGACCTTGCTGTCCAAGGAGGGCTATGCCACCGCAGTGTGCACTCAGGCTCCCGGAGGCATGCGCGAGGACGACTACATCCGGGTGCTGAGGTCGCGTCAGGTGTCCGGGATCATCGTCATTTGCGGATCTCACGCCGACACCACGGCGGACATGTCGACCTACCAGGAACTGGTCGACATCGGGCTGCCCCTCGTGCTCGTCAACGGGTACGCCCCTAGTGTGGCAACCCCGCAGATCAGCGACGACGACACGTCAGCCATGGACCAGGCAGTCGCCCACCTCGTCGATTTGGGGCACACACACATCGGCCTTGCGGTGGGCCCGCGTCGATACGTCACCGTGCAGCGCAAGGAACAAAGCCTGCGAGCAGCCATGGATCGTCGTCTGGCCGGGCATGGCAGAGTCGCCGTCAGCAACACCGTGTTCTCCGTTGACGGAGGGGCTCGAGCCGCGGTTGACCTGCTCGACCACGGGGTCAGCGCCATCATCTGTGGCTCCGACCTCATGGCCTTGGGAGCAATCCGGGCCGTCCGTGCACAGGGCCTGTCGGTCCCCCGCGACATCTCCGTCATCGGTAGCGATGACTCAGCCCTGATGCGGTACACCGATCCCCCGCTCACGAGTCTGCATCAGGACGTTGGACTCATCTCGACGATGGCGGTGCAGTCCCTCATCGGTCTGGTGCGCGGTGATGCCGCCTGCATCGGAGAGCGGCTGGTCCGTCCGGAATTGGTCATACGCGCTACCACTGGCCCGGTCCGGACCACGTCAGCAGCCTGAGAACCCGGTTCCCACCTTCACCCGGGCATGCCAGACCGCGCGTCCTCCTTGTGGCAATACTCCTGGCACGCTGCCCCATCCCGGGGCACGCTGGGCCGCGCCGTCCCCATGAGCGATACCAGTCTGACAAGGTGACATTCTGCACATCCTGAGCCCGGCTCCTGACAATGCCACCAACAAGTCATACGCTTGAAGGTAACGCCTGCACTGACGCAGGTGCACGAGAGTTCTCAGGGAAGAGACAGGATCGTGAACACGATGGACAAGGGGATCTGCCCCATGAAACGCGTACTTGGCGGGACACTGACCGTGCTTCTCACCGCCCTCGCCCTAGCCGGATGTGATTCAGGCGGCGGGGAACCGAGGGGAGGAGGTGGCGGTGAGGCCAATCTCAAACTGCCCCCTCTCAATGAGCACGTCGGAAACGTCTCCGGAACCACACTGCTGTGGATCGGACTGGTGATCTGCCTCTTCGGCTTGGTGTTCGGTCTGGTGACGTACTCCAAGTTGCAAAAATTGCCCGTCCACGAGGCGATGCACGAGGTTTCCGAGCTCATCTACGAAACCTGTAAGACCTACCTCAAGCAGCAGGCCAAATTCCTCATGCTGCTGTGGGCCTTCATCGCGGCGGTCATCGTCGTGTACTTCCTGTTCCTGGAGCACATGGGCGCCAAAGTGCTCATCATCCTGCTGTTCAGCCTCATCGGTATGGCGGGATCCTTCGGCGTCGCCTGGTACGGCATTCGTGTCAACACCTTCGCCAACTCCCGTACCGCCCACGCCTCGCTGCGTGGCTCCCCCTGGGAGACCTTCGACATCCCGATGCGTTCGGGCATGAGTATCGGCATGGTCCTTATCAGCGTCGAGCTGACCCTCATGCTGTTCATCATGCTGGTGCTGCCCGGCGATCTCGCCGGCCCCTGCTTCATCGGATTCGCCATTGGTGAATCCCTCGGTGCGGCCTGCCTACGCATCGCCGGCGGTATCTTCACCAAGATCGCTGACGTCGGCGCCGACCTCATGAAGATCGCCTTCCACATCAAGGAGGACGATGCCCGCAACCCCGGCGTCATCGCTGACTGCACCGGCGACAACGCTGGGGACTCGGTGGGCCCCTCCGCCGACGGATTCGAGACCTATGGCGTCACCGGCGTCGCCCTCATCACCTTCGTGCTGGGAGCTGTGCCTGACCAGACCGAGCAGGTTCAACTGCTGGTGTGGATCTTCGTGGTCCGCGTCGTCATGTTGATCGCATCCTTCGTCTCGTACCTCATCAACAACGCGGTCGCCAAGGCCCGTTACGGCAAGGTCACCGAGATGGACTTCGAGAAGCCACTGAGCTCCCTGGTCTGGATCACCTCGGTCATGTCGATCCTGCTGACCGTCCTCACCACCTGGTGGATGCTCGGGTCGATGGGTGACGGGACGATGTGGTGGAAACTGTCCATCATCATCTCCTGCGGCACCCTGGCCGGCGCCCTCATCCCGGAACTGGTCAAGGCATTCACCTCGACGAACTCCCGTCACGTCCGCGAGGTCGTCACCAGTGCTCGCGAAGGTGGTGCTTCTCTGGACATCCTGTCCGGTCTGGTTGCCGGTAACTTCTCCGGATTCTGGCTGGGCATCATCATCGTTGCCCTCATGGGTGTCTCCTTCCTCGTCTCCGGCACCGGTTCCGGCCTGGGCGACATGGGCGCCATGAGCGAGGTCAAGTGGGCTGTCTTCGCCTTCGGCCTGGTGGCCTTCGGGTTCCTCGGCATGGGCGCGGTAACGATCGCCGTCGACTCCTACGGTCCTGTCACTGACAACGCCCAGAGTGTCTACGAGCTGTCGACTATCGAGGAGATCCCGAACGTCTCCGACGAGATCGAGAAACAGTACGGGTTTGCACCCAGGTGGGACGTCGCCAAGCACATCCTGGAGGCCCAGGACGGCGCTGGCAACACATTCAAGGCAACGGCCAAGCCGGTTCTCATCGGTACTGCCGTCGTGGGTGCCACCACGATGATTTTCTCGATCATCATGATGCTCACCGATGGCCTGTCGAATGCCGCTGAGGTCAACAAACTCGGCTTGACCCACGCCCCGTTCCTGCTCGGCCTGATCGCCGGTGGCGCCATCATCTACTGGTTCTCCGGGGCCTCGATGCAGGCTGTGACGACCGGCGCCTATCGAGCTGTCGAGTTCATCAAGAACAACATGCAGCTCGACGAGAACGCCACGAAGGCTTCCACCGAGGATTCCAAGAAGGTCGTCCAGATCTGCACCGAGTACGCCCAGAAGGGCATGCTCAACATCTTCCTGGGTGTGTTCTTCGCGGCCCTGGGATTCGCCTTCGTCGATCCGTACTTCTTCATCGGGTACCTCATCTCGATCGCCATCTTCGGCCTGTACCAAGCCATCTTCATGGCCAACGCCGGTGGCGCCTGGGACAACGCGAAGAAGATCGTCGAGGTCGACCTGGACGCCAAGGGCACCGAGTTGCACGACGCATCAGTGGTTGGTGACACCGTCGGTGACCCGTTCAAGGACACCTCTTCGGTGGCCCTCAACCCGGTCATCAAGTTCACCACCCTCTTCGGTCTGCTGGCCGTCGAGCTGGCGGTGTCGATCGGCGCCGGACCACTCACCTACATCCTGGCTGCGGTGTTCTTCCTCATCGCCTGTTTCTTCGTCTACCGCTCCTTCTACGGCATGAGGATTGACTCGACCGACGCCAACGGCGAGTTCGGCATCGCCTCCACGAAGGCCGGCAGCCAGCCGTGATCGGTAGAAGGGTCTTACACTGGCCGTCGTGCCAGGAACCCCTTTGACTGCTAATGGTGACCCCCGCGACTCGACGCAAGCCCTGCTTCTCGAGGACGTGAGGGTCACCTTTGGTCGTGTCACGGCCCTCGACGGGCTGAGTCTGTCCGCAACCACCGGCGCCATCACCGCTGTACTGGGCCCCAATGGTGCGGGCAAGACGACGATGATGCGCTGCTGTACCTCACTCATCTCTCCCGACTCTGGGACTATTGACGTCCTCGGTCATGCCCCGGGAAGTCCAGAGGCAGCCGCAGCCACTGGTCTCATGCCCCAAAGCGCGGGAGCCTGGAGCGGTATCCGGGCCGGTGAGCTGCTGCACTACATGGCAGGTCTGCACGCCAATCCGATTGACCCGGATATCCTCATCGACGCCTTGGCGATCACACCCTTCGCGCGCACCACCTATCGGCGTCTGTCCGGTGGTCAACAGCAGGCCGTCAACCTCGCTGCCGCCCTGATAGGCCGTCCCCAGCTGGTCTTCCTCGACGAACCGACGTCGGGAATGGATCCCCACGCGCGCCACCACACCTGGGATATCATCGAGCAGATGCGCCACGACGGGGTCTCCGTCGTTCTGACCACCCATGCCATGGACGAAGCCCAGCGGCTGGCCGACCACATCTGGATCGTCGATCAGGGAAAGGTCGCCATCCACGGAACCGTTCCGGAACTCACCGCCGAGGCAAGTCTGGAAGACGTCTTCCTGGCACACACCAGCGACCGTGCAGCAGGGAGGAACTGACGTGACGACCCTCGATCTTCACCCCAACCCACAGGCGGCACCACCTGCGGCGCGGATCCGCAATCATGCCCGCACCGAGATTCGTCTCGTGATGCGCAACGGCGAGCAGTTGCTGTTGGCTCTCGTCATCCCCATCGGGATCCTCGTCGCCGGACGATTCCTCGGCGAGCGGGTCGGACTGACGATGGATCTGCTGGCCCCATCGGTCCTTGCCCTCGCCATCTACTCAACCTGCTTCACGTCCCAGGCCATCATGACCGGGTTTGAGCGCAGGTATGCCGTGTTGGAACGTCTGTCGGCCACTCCCCTGGGACGATCGGGTCTGCTGGCCGGCAAGGCCACGGCCTACTGCGCCATCAGCCTGGCCCAGGTGATACTGCTCGTCATCGTCTCCTTGGCACTGGGATGGCATCCCCACGGGTCAGCTGTGGCCTGGGTGCCAGCCCTCGTGAGCGTCATCCTCGCCATGCTGGCCTTCGGTTTCCTGGCCTTGGCGATGGCTGGTCGTCTCAAGGCCGAGGTCACTCTCGGGGTGGCCAATCTGGTCTACATCGTCGGCGTGGTCGCCGGCGCCATCCTGTGGCCACTGGCCGATTACCCGAAGGCCATTCGCCCCGTCATCGCCATCCTGCCAACGGCTGCGCTCGGGGAGTCCTTGCGAGCTTGGGGGGCCGGACAGACCCTCTGGTGGCCATTGGCAAGTTTGTTCATCTGGGCGATTCTGCTCGGATTGCTGGCACGAAAGGTGTTCAGGTGGATCTCATGACCTCCCACGATCGCCGTTTGTACGGATGGTGCATCGCCGCCCTCATCACCAACATGGGGATCATCGTCACCGGTGCAGTGGTGCGCCTGACCGGTTCAGGGCTGGGGTGTGACACCTGGCCGCGTTGTACCGCCGGGACCTTCACCCCGCATGGGGAGATGGGGATTCACTCCTACGTCGAGTTCGGCAACCGCCTGCTGACCTTCGTCCTCGTCGCGGTGGCGATCGGCCTACTCGTCCGCTGCTACCGAATCCACGTCACGGCCCAACTCATGGCCTTGGCATGGATCAACGCGGTGTCCATTGCTGTGCAGGCCGTCGTCGGTGGGGTCTCG
The genomic region above belongs to Cutibacterium equinum and contains:
- a CDS encoding LacI family DNA-binding transcriptional regulator; translation: MNRPTLAEIADQAGVSQATVSRVLNDKAGVSDSTRQCVLTALDVLGYQRPTHLKPVTTGLVGLIVPELTNPVFASHAQAIETLLSKEGYATAVCTQAPGGMREDDYIRVLRSRQVSGIIVICGSHADTTADMSTYQELVDIGLPLVLVNGYAPSVATPQISDDDTSAMDQAVAHLVDLGHTHIGLAVGPRRYVTVQRKEQSLRAAMDRRLAGHGRVAVSNTVFSVDGGARAAVDLLDHGVSAIICGSDLMALGAIRAVRAQGLSVPRDISVIGSDDSALMRYTDPPLTSLHQDVGLISTMAVQSLIGLVRGDAACIGERLVRPELVIRATTGPVRTTSAA
- a CDS encoding sodium-translocating pyrophosphatase, with the translated sequence MKRVLGGTLTVLLTALALAGCDSGGGEPRGGGGGEANLKLPPLNEHVGNVSGTTLLWIGLVICLFGLVFGLVTYSKLQKLPVHEAMHEVSELIYETCKTYLKQQAKFLMLLWAFIAAVIVVYFLFLEHMGAKVLIILLFSLIGMAGSFGVAWYGIRVNTFANSRTAHASLRGSPWETFDIPMRSGMSIGMVLISVELTLMLFIMLVLPGDLAGPCFIGFAIGESLGAACLRIAGGIFTKIADVGADLMKIAFHIKEDDARNPGVIADCTGDNAGDSVGPSADGFETYGVTGVALITFVLGAVPDQTEQVQLLVWIFVVRVVMLIASFVSYLINNAVAKARYGKVTEMDFEKPLSSLVWITSVMSILLTVLTTWWMLGSMGDGTMWWKLSIIISCGTLAGALIPELVKAFTSTNSRHVREVVTSAREGGASLDILSGLVAGNFSGFWLGIIIVALMGVSFLVSGTGSGLGDMGAMSEVKWAVFAFGLVAFGFLGMGAVTIAVDSYGPVTDNAQSVYELSTIEEIPNVSDEIEKQYGFAPRWDVAKHILEAQDGAGNTFKATAKPVLIGTAVVGATTMIFSIIMMLTDGLSNAAEVNKLGLTHAPFLLGLIAGGAIIYWFSGASMQAVTTGAYRAVEFIKNNMQLDENATKASTEDSKKVVQICTEYAQKGMLNIFLGVFFAALGFAFVDPYFFIGYLISIAIFGLYQAIFMANAGGAWDNAKKIVEVDLDAKGTELHDASVVGDTVGDPFKDTSSVALNPVIKFTTLFGLLAVELAVSIGAGPLTYILAAVFFLIACFFVYRSFYGMRIDSTDANGEFGIASTKAGSQP
- a CDS encoding ABC transporter ATP-binding protein, with protein sequence MPGTPLTANGDPRDSTQALLLEDVRVTFGRVTALDGLSLSATTGAITAVLGPNGAGKTTMMRCCTSLISPDSGTIDVLGHAPGSPEAAAATGLMPQSAGAWSGIRAGELLHYMAGLHANPIDPDILIDALAITPFARTTYRRLSGGQQQAVNLAAALIGRPQLVFLDEPTSGMDPHARHHTWDIIEQMRHDGVSVVLTTHAMDEAQRLADHIWIVDQGKVAIHGTVPELTAEASLEDVFLAHTSDRAAGRN
- a CDS encoding ABC transporter permease → MTTLDLHPNPQAAPPAARIRNHARTEIRLVMRNGEQLLLALVIPIGILVAGRFLGERVGLTMDLLAPSVLALAIYSTCFTSQAIMTGFERRYAVLERLSATPLGRSGLLAGKATAYCAISLAQVILLVIVSLALGWHPHGSAVAWVPALVSVILAMLAFGFLALAMAGRLKAEVTLGVANLVYIVGVVAGAILWPLADYPKAIRPVIAILPTAALGESLRAWGAGQTLWWPLASLFIWAILLGLLARKVFRWIS